One Sphingomonas limnosediminicola DNA segment encodes these proteins:
- a CDS encoding transketolase gives MLKPVTTDIEALKILDERLRWLSAWTIHHANHIRSSDDGLKVGGHQASCASMSAIMAALYFHALGANDRVAVKPHAGPLLHAIHYLLGSQSREALENFRGFGGAQSYPSRTKDKIPVDFSTGSVGLGVAITLFASLVQDYLSAHGWLDESDRGRFVALIGDAELDEGNIYEALIEGAKHDVRNLWWIIDYNRQSLDATSTDRMFERFDEIFRSCGWRVVEVRYGKRLQAALAKYPKLKNWFEKLPNADLSALHYQGGADWRSRIEAELGKEAAPFLKDYDDASLAALFTDLGGHCMATLVEAFDAAQDDVPTLFIAWTIKGFGLPFAGHKDNHAGLMNPTQLAALRDTMGVRDGHEWDELEGIGDNARPGVEAVLERTRIMREKRARNFGGVIVPALPAPTGDEQSTQAAFGRIMLDLSKTGGDLADRIVTTSPDVTVSTNLGAWVNQRGLFRRAESPDVFAKAKIASAQKWGADNQGQHIELGIAESNLFLMLAAAGLSGDLWGERLFPVGTLYDPFIARGLDSLNYACYQDARFLLVATPSGITLGPEGGAHQSINPPLIALGQPGLRHYEPAYADELAAMMELAFRLIDDPDGESTYLRLSTRSIQQVVREDDRWRDGSLQGAYWLRAPGENAEAAIAAMGAVMPEALAAWEELREDIPGLGLLAVTSPDLLHRGWTAAQAARWKGDHAPSHIEKLLSALSRHAGLVTIADAAPASLSWIGGVLGQRVAPLGVEKFGQTGSLADLYAAYRLDGSAITEAVAELLLPA, from the coding sequence ATGCTGAAGCCCGTCACCACCGACATTGAAGCGCTGAAAATTCTGGACGAGCGGCTGCGCTGGCTGTCGGCGTGGACCATCCACCACGCCAACCACATACGTTCCAGCGACGATGGGCTGAAGGTCGGTGGTCACCAGGCGAGCTGCGCATCGATGAGCGCGATCATGGCGGCCCTCTACTTCCATGCGCTCGGCGCCAACGATCGCGTCGCCGTGAAGCCGCATGCTGGGCCCTTGCTCCATGCAATTCATTATTTGCTCGGCTCGCAGTCGCGGGAGGCGCTTGAGAACTTTCGCGGCTTCGGTGGCGCGCAGAGCTATCCGAGCAGGACCAAGGACAAGATCCCCGTCGATTTTTCGACGGGCTCGGTCGGGCTTGGCGTGGCGATCACGCTCTTCGCCAGCCTGGTGCAGGATTATCTGTCGGCGCACGGCTGGCTCGACGAAAGCGACCGCGGACGATTCGTCGCGCTGATCGGCGATGCCGAACTCGACGAAGGCAACATCTACGAGGCGCTGATCGAAGGCGCGAAGCACGATGTCCGCAACTTGTGGTGGATCATCGATTACAACCGTCAGAGCCTCGACGCGACCAGCACGGACCGAATGTTCGAGCGCTTCGACGAGATCTTCCGCAGTTGCGGCTGGCGCGTTGTCGAAGTGCGCTATGGAAAGCGGCTGCAGGCCGCGCTCGCCAAATATCCGAAGCTCAAGAACTGGTTCGAGAAACTTCCGAACGCCGACCTTTCGGCACTTCACTATCAGGGCGGAGCGGATTGGCGGAGCAGGATTGAGGCGGAGCTTGGAAAGGAGGCTGCGCCTTTCCTCAAAGACTATGACGACGCTAGCCTGGCGGCTCTGTTCACCGACCTTGGCGGACACTGCATGGCGACGCTGGTGGAAGCTTTCGACGCCGCGCAAGACGATGTCCCGACCCTGTTCATCGCGTGGACGATCAAGGGCTTCGGCCTGCCGTTCGCGGGGCACAAGGACAATCATGCCGGGCTGATGAACCCCACGCAGCTCGCGGCTCTCCGCGACACGATGGGTGTGCGCGACGGGCATGAGTGGGATGAGCTCGAAGGCATTGGCGACAATGCGAGGCCGGGCGTCGAAGCGGTGCTCGAACGCACCCGCATCATGCGCGAGAAGCGCGCGCGCAACTTCGGAGGCGTCATCGTCCCAGCGCTCCCCGCGCCGACTGGTGATGAGCAATCGACTCAGGCCGCGTTCGGCCGGATCATGCTGGATCTGTCGAAGACCGGCGGCGACCTTGCAGACCGCATCGTGACCACTTCGCCTGACGTTACCGTCTCGACGAATCTCGGCGCATGGGTAAATCAGCGCGGACTCTTCCGCCGTGCAGAAAGCCCGGATGTCTTCGCGAAAGCAAAAATTGCTTCAGCGCAAAAGTGGGGCGCCGACAACCAAGGCCAGCATATCGAACTCGGGATTGCCGAGAGCAATCTGTTCCTGATGCTCGCTGCAGCTGGACTGTCAGGCGACCTGTGGGGCGAGCGGCTGTTCCCGGTCGGCACCCTTTATGACCCGTTCATTGCCCGAGGCCTCGATAGCCTGAATTACGCTTGCTACCAGGACGCGCGCTTCCTGCTCGTGGCGACGCCGAGCGGCATCACGCTCGGACCCGAGGGCGGCGCCCACCAGTCGATCAACCCGCCGCTAATTGCGCTCGGTCAGCCCGGCCTTCGCCACTATGAGCCGGCCTACGCCGATGAGCTCGCAGCAATGATGGAGCTGGCCTTTCGCCTGATCGACGATCCGGACGGTGAAAGCACCTATCTCCGCCTCTCGACGCGCTCGATCCAGCAAGTTGTGCGCGAAGACGACCGCTGGCGCGATGGTTCGCTGCAAGGCGCTTATTGGCTCCGCGCGCCAGGCGAGAATGCCGAGGCCGCCATTGCCGCAATGGGCGCAGTGATGCCTGAAGCGCTCGCAGCGTGGGAAGAACTACGCGAGGACATTCCCGGCCTGGGTTTGCTGGCCGTCACTTCACCCGACCTTCTCCACCGCGGCTGGACTGCAGCACAGGCCGCCCGCTGGAAGGGAGATCACGCGCCAAGCCACATCGAGAAATTGCTTTCCGCCCTCTCCCGTCACGCCGGGCTGGTGACGATCGCCGACGCGGCACCCGCATCGCTTTCGTGGATTGGCGGCGTCCTCGGGCAGCGGGTCGCGCCGCTCGGCGTGGAGAAGTTCGGGCAGACCGGCAGCCTTGCCGACTTGTACGCCGCTTACCGCCTCGATGGCTCGGCGATCACCGAAGCCGTTGCGGAGCTGCTATTGCCTGCCTAG
- a CDS encoding DUF6582 domain-containing protein yields MSELSEKQRDSLDEDQFAFPKERKEPLSNASHVRNAIARFNQVRDVSDDERDAAWGRIKRAAKKHGVEVNEDSWRDLRAKK; encoded by the coding sequence ATGTCCGAACTCAGCGAAAAGCAGCGCGACAGTCTCGATGAGGACCAGTTCGCTTTCCCGAAAGAGCGCAAGGAACCGCTCAGCAACGCCAGCCACGTCCGCAATGCGATCGCTCGTTTCAACCAGGTCCGCGACGTCTCAGACGACGAACGGGATGCCGCGTGGGGCCGCATCAAGCGCGCAGCGAAGAAGCACGGCGTTGAAGTGAACGAAGATAGCTGGCGAGACCTTCGCGCGAAGAAGTGA
- a CDS encoding dihydrolipoamide acetyltransferase family protein — protein MARYEFKLPDIGEGIAEAEIVAWHVKVGDMIGEDQQIADMMTDKATVEMESPVAGKVVELAGDVGDQIPIGSVLAVIETEGADRAAEPADDSRDERPLADGAVQATPEQAEEIPIVSVDAKAEAPKPVPAPRVEPEVAEMEPSGAHVLASPAVRARARDLGIDLAQVKTTSDRIRHSDLDAYLLYNGGSVSTRGAATARPDESVKVVGLRRKIAENMAEANRRVQHFTLVEEFDVSALEEARAMMNRDRGTNPKLTLLPFLITALSRGLAEWPMLNATFDDEAMVVTRYGSVHMGMATQTANGLMVATIRDAQSRSIWELASEILRLSEAARSGKATRDELSGATFTVSSLGPMGGITSTPVVNPPQVAIIAVNKLEEKLVPINGEIEVRKHMNLSLSCDHRVIDGWDAASFMQTLKGYIENPLRLLSA, from the coding sequence ATGGCTCGATACGAATTCAAGCTGCCCGACATCGGCGAAGGCATTGCCGAGGCTGAGATCGTCGCCTGGCACGTCAAGGTCGGCGACATGATCGGTGAAGACCAGCAGATCGCCGACATGATGACCGACAAGGCGACGGTCGAGATGGAATCGCCGGTAGCCGGCAAGGTGGTCGAGCTCGCGGGCGACGTCGGCGATCAGATTCCGATTGGGTCCGTGCTCGCCGTAATCGAGACAGAAGGCGCGGATCGCGCTGCCGAGCCTGCCGACGACAGCCGTGATGAACGGCCGCTCGCGGACGGCGCGGTTCAGGCGACGCCTGAACAGGCGGAAGAAATCCCCATCGTCTCAGTCGACGCGAAGGCCGAGGCGCCGAAGCCAGTTCCAGCCCCGCGCGTCGAACCAGAGGTTGCGGAAATGGAGCCGAGCGGTGCTCACGTCCTCGCTTCCCCTGCCGTTCGCGCTCGCGCTCGCGACCTCGGCATCGACCTGGCGCAAGTGAAGACCACGTCGGATCGCATTCGTCACTCAGACCTGGACGCCTATCTTCTCTACAACGGCGGCAGCGTTTCGACCCGCGGTGCAGCGACCGCGCGCCCGGACGAGAGCGTCAAGGTCGTCGGCCTTCGCCGCAAGATCGCCGAGAACATGGCCGAAGCGAACCGGCGCGTTCAGCATTTCACTTTGGTCGAGGAGTTCGACGTCAGCGCTCTTGAGGAAGCGCGCGCGATGATGAACCGCGACCGGGGCACCAACCCCAAGCTTACACTGCTTCCATTCCTCATCACCGCTCTATCGCGTGGCCTCGCCGAATGGCCGATGCTGAACGCGACCTTCGATGACGAGGCAATGGTCGTCACGCGGTACGGGTCCGTCCACATGGGCATGGCAACGCAGACCGCCAACGGTCTTATGGTGGCAACCATCCGTGACGCTCAATCGCGGTCGATTTGGGAACTCGCATCAGAGATCCTTCGGCTTTCTGAGGCGGCGCGAAGCGGCAAGGCCACGCGCGACGAACTCAGCGGCGCGACTTTCACAGTTTCGAGCCTGGGCCCGATGGGCGGCATCACCTCAACGCCGGTCGTCAATCCGCCCCAGGTTGCGATCATCGCCGTGAACAAGCTCGAAGAGAAGCTCGTCCCCATCAATGGCGAAATCGAAGTCCGCAAGCACATGAACCTGTCGCTCTCGTGCGACCATCGCGTCATCGACGGCTGGGACGCGGCGAGCTTTATGCAGACCTTGAAAGGCTACATCGAGAACCCGCTGCGGCTGCTTAGCGCCTAA
- a CDS encoding aspartyl/asparaginyl beta-hydroxylase domain-containing protein → MNSTAGGTQVEALLDRGDDYAAKADIKASVSFYQAALKAASHAFEVDQPTRARLEKAAGYVRAQAETYKTLLRQVVLDRPAGVGRTDRLRHAVEILTGERELFMQAPSVLHFPYLAHRQFFERDEFDWVPALEAETPAIQAELHALLRESADFQPYVEDDADRPRREFHGLHGDASWTALYLWRNGEPVAVNADRCPRTMAALEHVPMTKIQGQTPSVLFSRLTPGAHIPPHRGMLNCRLICHLPLIVPDGCWLRVGNETRQWREGELMIFDDSFEHEAKNDSGEMRIVLLFDIWRPELNANEQAGISKIFETIAAFTHLPEA, encoded by the coding sequence GTGAACTCGACGGCGGGGGGAACGCAAGTCGAGGCGCTGCTCGATCGAGGCGACGATTACGCCGCCAAAGCCGACATAAAGGCATCCGTGAGCTTCTACCAAGCGGCGCTGAAAGCTGCGTCGCATGCGTTCGAAGTCGACCAGCCGACCCGCGCGCGTCTCGAAAAAGCGGCCGGTTACGTCCGCGCACAGGCTGAGACCTACAAGACTTTGCTTCGCCAAGTCGTTTTGGACCGTCCTGCCGGGGTAGGCCGAACCGACAGGCTGCGACACGCGGTGGAGATCCTGACTGGAGAGCGAGAACTGTTCATGCAGGCGCCAAGCGTGCTGCATTTCCCCTATCTCGCGCACCGTCAGTTTTTCGAGCGCGACGAATTCGACTGGGTTCCGGCACTTGAGGCGGAAACGCCGGCTATCCAGGCGGAGCTTCATGCGCTCCTGCGTGAAAGCGCCGACTTCCAGCCCTATGTCGAAGACGACGCCGACCGTCCGCGCCGCGAGTTTCATGGTCTCCACGGTGACGCCAGCTGGACCGCGCTTTACTTGTGGCGAAACGGCGAACCGGTCGCAGTGAACGCCGACCGCTGCCCTCGTACGATGGCGGCGCTCGAGCATGTTCCGATGACGAAGATCCAGGGCCAGACGCCCTCAGTCCTGTTCTCGCGCCTGACGCCCGGCGCGCACATCCCGCCGCACCGCGGCATGCTCAATTGCCGCCTTATCTGCCACCTTCCACTGATCGTGCCTGATGGCTGCTGGCTCCGTGTCGGAAACGAAACACGGCAGTGGCGGGAGGGCGAGTTAATGATCTTCGACGACAGCTTTGAGCATGAGGCAAAGAACGACAGCGGTGAGATGCGCATCGTGCTGCTTTTCGATATCTGGCGGCCAGAGCTAAACGCCAACGAGCAGGCCGGCATTTCAAAGATTTTCGAGACGATTGCGGCCTTCACGCACCTGCCCGAGGCCTGA
- a CDS encoding MaoC family dehydratase, whose amino-acid sequence MAGRYFDEWQVGDRVQHAITRTVTETDNVLITTLTHNPQPLHLDYEAAAATEFGKPLVNSCFTFSLMVGVSVHDTTLGTLVANLGYDKLVFPNPVFAGDTLRSESECLALRESKSRPNAGIVTWAHRSFNQRSELVCECTRTALLLKKPE is encoded by the coding sequence ATGGCCGGGCGTTATTTCGACGAGTGGCAAGTTGGCGACCGCGTGCAGCACGCGATCACGCGGACTGTGACCGAGACGGACAATGTCCTGATCACCACGCTGACTCATAACCCGCAGCCGCTGCATCTCGACTATGAAGCGGCGGCCGCGACCGAATTCGGCAAGCCTCTCGTCAACAGCTGCTTCACTTTCAGCCTGATGGTCGGCGTCAGCGTCCACGACACGACGCTCGGCACACTTGTCGCCAACCTTGGCTACGATAAGCTCGTTTTCCCGAACCCCGTATTCGCCGGCGACACGCTGCGGAGCGAAAGCGAGTGCCTCGCACTGCGCGAGAGCAAGTCGCGTCCGAACGCGGGGATCGTCACTTGGGCGCATCGGAGCTTCAACCAGCGCAGTGAACTAGTGTGCGAATGCACCCGCACGGCGCTTCTCCTGAAGAAGCCCGAATGA
- a CDS encoding CoA ester lyase has product MTEPRSWLFVPADSERKITKALESDADAVIFDLEDSVAPVQKATARDILKNLPKRSNGPQWWVRVNPLGSEFHKEDLKLISSAYVHGIVLPKAESGADVTQLAHRTGNIPIHAIVTETAASLFGLLSYRDPKTTLAAMSWGAEDLSAALGASSKYDASGELSFTYKLARSLCLAGAVAAGVQPVDGVFADFRDEDGLRSEAEAARREGFTGKLAIHPDQVPVINFAFTPSEEEVKHAEEIVAAFEAHPDAGVLSVDGKMIDRPHLMQARRILERAR; this is encoded by the coding sequence ATGACCGAGCCGCGTTCCTGGTTGTTCGTTCCGGCCGATAGCGAGCGGAAGATCACCAAGGCGCTCGAAAGCGATGCGGACGCCGTGATCTTCGATCTCGAAGACAGCGTCGCTCCCGTGCAGAAGGCAACCGCCCGCGACATCCTCAAGAACTTGCCGAAACGATCCAACGGCCCGCAGTGGTGGGTGCGCGTGAACCCGCTCGGCAGCGAGTTCCACAAGGAAGATTTGAAGCTGATCAGCAGTGCCTATGTCCACGGCATCGTGCTGCCAAAGGCGGAAAGCGGCGCCGATGTGACTCAGCTTGCTCACCGCACCGGAAACATTCCGATCCACGCCATCGTCACCGAGACCGCCGCCAGCCTGTTCGGGCTCCTGTCTTACCGGGATCCCAAGACGACGCTCGCGGCCATGAGTTGGGGCGCGGAAGATCTCTCCGCAGCGCTCGGCGCATCCTCCAAATATGACGCGAGCGGCGAACTTAGCTTCACCTACAAGCTCGCCCGCTCGCTCTGCCTGGCCGGCGCTGTCGCGGCGGGAGTCCAGCCTGTCGACGGCGTCTTCGCTGACTTCCGCGACGAGGACGGGCTCCGCTCGGAGGCCGAGGCCGCCCGCCGCGAGGGCTTCACCGGCAAGCTGGCAATCCACCCAGATCAGGTGCCCGTCATCAATTTCGCCTTCACGCCCTCCGAGGAGGAAGTGAAGCACGCCGAAGAAATCGTCGCCGCGTTCGAGGCACATCCCGACGCTGGGGTGTTGTCCGTTGACGGCAAAATGATCGATCGCCCCCACCTCATGCAGGCAAGGCGTATTCTCGAACGAGCCCGATAG
- a CDS encoding FMN-dependent NADH-azoreductase, whose amino-acid sequence MTILHLDASITGENSASRAISRSIVDQLKSGTYSEVIYRDLTANPLPHLTLDAFADTSVLDEFLDADAIVIGAPMYNFTLPTQLKSWIDRVLVAGKTFRYGENGPEGLAGGRRVIIALARGGIYNAGSPAASLEHLETYLRGVFNFMGIEPEFVAADGLNIGPEQREQSLKQALGETVRLAA is encoded by the coding sequence GTGACCATCCTTCATCTCGACGCCAGCATCACTGGCGAAAATAGCGCGAGCCGGGCCATTTCGCGCTCGATCGTCGACCAGTTGAAGTCGGGGACTTATAGCGAGGTCATCTATCGCGATCTCACCGCCAACCCGCTCCCGCACCTGACGCTCGACGCGTTTGCCGACACCAGCGTGCTCGACGAATTCCTGGATGCCGACGCGATCGTGATCGGTGCGCCGATGTACAATTTCACGCTTCCGACGCAGCTTAAGTCCTGGATCGACCGCGTCCTCGTGGCGGGCAAGACCTTTCGTTACGGCGAGAACGGCCCCGAGGGACTTGCCGGCGGCAGGCGGGTCATCATCGCGCTCGCACGTGGGGGCATCTACAACGCTGGCTCCCCGGCGGCTTCGCTCGAGCATCTCGAGACTTACCTGCGCGGTGTCTTCAACTTCATGGGGATCGAGCCCGAATTCGTCGCAGCCGACGGTCTGAACATTGGTCCCGAGCAGCGCGAACAGTCGCTCAAGCAGGCGCTCGGCGAGACGGTCCGCCTCGCGGCGTGA
- a CDS encoding alpha-ketoacid dehydrogenase subunit beta, protein MNMIQALNDAHKVVMRADEDVVVFGEDAGYFGGVFRVTEGLQKEFGKQRAFDAPISEGGIVATAVGMAAYGIKPLIEIQFADYIYPGYDQIVSEVAKMRYRTAGEWAMPMVIRTPYGGGIFGGQTHSQSPESLFTHIAGLKVVVPSTPYDAKGLLIAAVEDPDPVIFFEPKRIYNGPFDGHHDRPVKPWSKHPASEVPEGYYTVPLGKASIVREGDAVTVLAYGTMVHVALAAVEEQGLDAEVIDLRTLVPLDIKTIEKSVEKTGRCLIAQEAPRTSGFAAELSALVQERCFYHLEAPVERVTGWDTPYPHAYEWAYFPGPKRLKRALEKVMAD, encoded by the coding sequence ATGAACATGATCCAGGCGCTCAACGACGCTCATAAGGTCGTCATGCGCGCCGACGAGGATGTTGTCGTGTTCGGCGAGGACGCCGGTTACTTCGGCGGCGTGTTTCGCGTCACTGAAGGATTGCAAAAGGAATTCGGCAAGCAGCGCGCGTTCGACGCACCGATCAGCGAAGGTGGCATTGTCGCAACCGCTGTCGGCATGGCCGCCTACGGCATCAAGCCGCTGATCGAGATCCAGTTCGCCGATTACATCTACCCCGGCTACGACCAGATCGTCAGCGAAGTGGCCAAGATGCGTTATCGCACCGCCGGCGAGTGGGCTATGCCGATGGTCATCCGCACCCCCTATGGCGGTGGCATCTTCGGGGGCCAGACGCACAGCCAGTCGCCGGAGTCTCTTTTCACCCACATCGCGGGCTTGAAGGTCGTCGTCCCGTCGACGCCTTATGACGCAAAGGGCCTGCTGATCGCGGCGGTCGAGGATCCCGACCCGGTGATCTTCTTCGAGCCCAAGCGCATTTATAATGGACCGTTCGACGGGCATCACGACCGTCCAGTGAAGCCTTGGTCCAAGCATCCGGCCAGCGAAGTGCCCGAGGGTTATTACACCGTCCCGCTCGGCAAGGCGTCGATCGTCCGCGAAGGTGATGCGGTGACCGTCCTCGCTTACGGCACCATGGTGCACGTCGCGCTCGCCGCGGTCGAGGAGCAAGGTCTCGACGCCGAAGTCATCGACCTGCGCACGCTCGTTCCACTGGATATCAAGACAATCGAGAAATCGGTTGAGAAGACCGGCCGCTGCCTGATTGCGCAGGAGGCGCCGCGCACTTCCGGCTTCGCCGCCGAGCTTTCCGCGCTCGTGCAGGAGCGCTGCTTCTATCATCTCGAAGCGCCGGTGGAGCGCGTGACCGGTTGGGACACGCCTTACCCGCACGCTTACGAATGGGCCTATTTCCCGGGCCCGAAGCGCTTGAAGCGCGCCCTCGAAAAAGTGATGGCTGACTGA
- a CDS encoding NAD(P)-dependent alcohol dehydrogenase codes for MATTAEPSPTTTAEAAGGPTKAKGWGTDAPDQPLHPMEFERRALRPDDVAIQITYAGICHSDLHTARNDWGGTRYPVIPGHEIVGTVTAIGNEVTRHRVGDTVAVGCMVDSCMECDQCLEGWEVFCRKGCVQTYNSEDYHDHTISKGGYTDHVVVRDHFCLKVPEGMDVSKIAPLLCAGITTYSPLRQYNVGPNTKMAVVGLGGLGHMGVKLGAALGAHVTMITTTPSKGKDARELGAHDVIISTDEQQMRDAATRFDFILNTIPVSHEIDGYLNLLGRSGRMVIVGALTPMPGFTGFNIIWWNRAVGGSAIGGIPETQEMLDFCAAKGIYPDCEFIEMNQVNEAYERLLKNDVRYRFVIDMSKGL; via the coding sequence ATGGCAACCACGGCAGAACCCAGTCCAACCACCACTGCCGAGGCCGCGGGCGGGCCGACCAAGGCGAAGGGCTGGGGCACCGACGCGCCTGATCAGCCGCTTCACCCGATGGAGTTCGAGCGCCGGGCGCTTCGCCCGGACGACGTCGCGATCCAGATCACCTACGCAGGCATCTGCCACAGCGATCTCCACACGGCGCGCAACGACTGGGGCGGAACTCGCTACCCGGTCATACCGGGCCACGAGATCGTCGGCACCGTCACGGCGATCGGCAACGAAGTCACGCGCCATCGCGTCGGCGATACCGTCGCCGTCGGCTGCATGGTCGACAGCTGCATGGAGTGCGACCAGTGTCTGGAGGGCTGGGAGGTCTTCTGCCGCAAGGGCTGCGTCCAGACCTACAACAGCGAAGACTATCACGATCATACCATCAGCAAGGGCGGCTATACCGACCATGTCGTCGTCCGCGACCATTTCTGCCTCAAGGTCCCGGAAGGCATGGACGTCAGCAAGATCGCACCGCTGCTGTGCGCCGGTATCACGACCTATTCGCCGCTGCGGCAATACAATGTCGGGCCGAACACCAAGATGGCCGTGGTCGGGCTTGGGGGCCTTGGCCACATGGGTGTGAAGCTCGGCGCTGCGCTGGGCGCGCACGTCACCATGATCACGACGACACCGAGCAAGGGCAAGGACGCGCGGGAACTTGGCGCCCACGACGTGATCATCTCGACCGACGAGCAGCAGATGCGCGACGCGGCGACCCGCTTCGACTTTATCCTCAACACGATCCCGGTGAGCCATGAGATCGACGGCTATCTCAATCTGCTGGGCCGCTCGGGCCGCATGGTCATTGTCGGCGCGCTGACGCCGATGCCAGGCTTCACCGGCTTCAACATAATCTGGTGGAACCGCGCAGTCGGCGGATCCGCGATCGGCGGCATCCCGGAAACGCAGGAGATGCTCGATTTCTGCGCTGCCAAAGGCATTTACCCCGACTGCGAATTCATCGAGATGAACCAGGTCAACGAAGCCTATGAGCGCCTGCTCAAGAACGACGTTCGCTACCGTTTCGTGATCGACATGAGCAAGGGCCTGTGA
- a CDS encoding helix-turn-helix domain-containing protein, which produces MRDPANPVCRTISTLLQRIGDKWTVLVVSTLGEGPRRFNELRREIPSVSQRMLTLTLRNLERDGLVSRKVTPSIPPRVDYALTDLGCSLLKPVNALSQWALDNVEAIHRAHARFDTEQDKAEAA; this is translated from the coding sequence ATGAGAGATCCAGCAAACCCCGTCTGCCGGACAATCAGCACCTTGCTTCAGCGGATCGGCGACAAATGGACGGTGCTCGTCGTGTCGACGCTCGGCGAGGGTCCGCGGCGCTTCAACGAACTGCGTCGCGAGATCCCTAGCGTGTCGCAGAGGATGCTGACGCTTACGCTCCGCAACCTCGAGCGCGATGGGCTCGTGAGCCGCAAGGTCACCCCATCGATTCCGCCGCGCGTAGATTACGCGCTCACTGACCTCGGCTGCTCGCTCTTGAAGCCCGTCAATGCGTTGTCGCAATGGGCGCTCGACAATGTCGAGGCGATCCACCGCGCCCACGCGCGCTTCGATACCGAGCAGGACAAGGCCGAAGCTGCGTGA